Genomic DNA from Chlorogloeopsis sp. ULAP01:
ATCGTGCAAAGGAGGCGATCGCTTCTAAATATTTGTAGCTTGAGCGAAACTGAGCAATTTAAACCCGCTCTTGCTAATACAATTCTTTTCTAGAATGCATTTATTTTATAGCGGCAAGAGAAAAATACCATCTGCCGCCAGAGAGTTTCGCGCAATGGTCTTCTATTTGTAGACTTGTTTTATCGATTCCATAAAAGAGAGTGACAACCATGAGCACAAATAAACTGTCATCACGCCTTTATCCAAGCCGCATCGATCTTCCTGCCGATGCACGCACCAAAATTGTTGAACTTCTCAACCAAACTCTGGCAGCGACTTTAGATCTCAAAACTCAAGTAAAGCAGGCGCACTGGAATGTCAAAGGAGCCGACTTCTATCAACTGCATGAAATGTTTGATGAAATGGCAGGTGAACTAGAAGAATACATTGATATGGTTGCGGAAAGAGTCACTGCTCTAGGTGGCTATGCTTGCGGTACAGCTCGCATGGCAGCTGCTAGCTCCATATTGCCAGAATATCCAACTGATATTTTAGAGAGCATGGAACACGTCACTGCTTTAGCAGAGCGCTTCGCATCCTACGCTAAACACATTAGAGAAGCGATCGATACAACCGATGAGTTAGGTGATGCTGATACAGCTGATCTTTATACTGAAGTTTCTCGCACAATTGACAAGCGACTGTGGTTCTTAGAAGCTCATTTACAACCAGCAGAAATTAAATCAGAAAATGGTGCTACAGCTGCTAAGAGTCAACAGAAAGTAGGTGTGAGATAAACACAGGTAATATTTAAGTAATTTTCGGGGCATAATATTACATCAGTTGAAGATAAGTCCGCCAAGAAATAATAAATTTTTTGGCTAAAAGCTAAAGTCAGTTAAAACTGACTAAGTAAGATTTTCAGTCAGTGTAAACTGACTTGAACTATAAGCCTGGAATTGAAGTTCCAGGCGTTTTATTGTAGTTCTAGGTTCACTTCAGCCTACAAGCTAAAGGTCTAAGGCTATTATAATCAAGCCTGCCTTTGCAGACTTTGTCTTATAGCCACACCTTTTAAGGTGTTGGCTACTTATGCCCTTGCCATTGCCATTTGGCGACAAGATTCAGCACAACGGCGGCACATATCAGCGCAAGCTTTCATTTGAGCATCATCACCCATGCGATCACAATCTTGAGCGCAACGCTCACACACTTCAGCACAAACGCCGCAGGTACGTGTGTGGAGTTC
This window encodes:
- the dps gene encoding DNA starvation/stationary phase protection protein Dps; this translates as MSTNKLSSRLYPSRIDLPADARTKIVELLNQTLAATLDLKTQVKQAHWNVKGADFYQLHEMFDEMAGELEEYIDMVAERVTALGGYACGTARMAAASSILPEYPTDILESMEHVTALAERFASYAKHIREAIDTTDELGDADTADLYTEVSRTIDKRLWFLEAHLQPAEIKSENGATAAKSQQKVGVR